Proteins from a single region of Rhodospirillales bacterium:
- a CDS encoding DUF1674 domain-containing protein — protein sequence MNDKKPTPETQAAAKKNKAAEQHKKPSAKTEKEVGGFADSGLLEPTRFGDWEVKGRCSDF from the coding sequence ATGAACGATAAAAAACCAACCCCCGAAACACAGGCCGCCGCGAAAAAAAACAAAGCAGCAGAACAACACAAAAAGCCATCTGCAAAGACAGAAAAAGAAGTTGGCGGCTTTGCCGATTCCGGCCTTCTCGAACCCACCCGCTTTGGAGATTGGGAAGTTAAAGGACGTTGCAGCGACTTTTAA
- a CDS encoding DUF1223 domain-containing protein: MPIVVELFTSKFCPACPNADHNFNQLIAKDPNIIGLSCHVSYFNRNGRGDKLARPFCDARQNVYKLALNTGGIYTPMTIINGSAVTTGIKQNELNPLIQKTKTAKNRPVGFLRNGEYLNISLPQINLPHGADIWLFEIENRPDEENYTHYRNTVKNITKLLRWDGKKLNMAFPAEQKAGISYALIIQTYKGGIIAAAQTGS; encoded by the coding sequence ATGCCAATTGTTGTAGAGCTTTTCACCAGTAAATTCTGCCCGGCCTGCCCAAATGCCGATCACAATTTTAACCAACTCATCGCGAAAGATCCCAATATTATCGGCCTGTCATGTCATGTAAGCTACTTTAACCGCAACGGGCGTGGCGACAAACTCGCCCGCCCCTTTTGCGACGCCCGCCAAAATGTATATAAACTCGCCCTTAATACCGGCGGCATCTATACGCCCATGACCATCATCAATGGCAGCGCCGTAACAACAGGCATCAAACAAAACGAACTCAACCCCTTAATCCAAAAGACAAAAACGGCAAAAAACCGACCGGTTGGTTTTTTGCGCAACGGCGAATATCTTAACATCAGCCTCCCACAAATAAATCTGCCCCACGGTGCGGACATATGGCTTTTTGAAATTGAAAATCGCCCTGATGAAGAAAACTACACACACTACCGCAACACAGTGAAAAACATCACCAAGCTGCTACGCTGGGACGGGAAGAAACTAAACATGGCTTTTCCGGCAGAGCAAAAGGCCGGCATTAGCTATGCCCTTATCATTCAGACATATAAAGGCGGCATCATCGCCGCCGCGCAAACAGGATCCTAA
- the xth gene encoding exodeoxyribonuclease III, with protein sequence MRLVTWNINSVRLRLPLVKRLTEEAAPDILCLQETKCPDEYFPTGDLRAMGYEHQHFHGMKGYNGVAILSRLPMDARDVHHRVGREDCRHIAASISTPSGGFELHNLYIPAGGDEPDPNVNDKFAHKLDFVDEMTDWFKDRYSADQKLVAVGDFNIAPYEHDVWSHKQLLNVVSHTPPETDRLAGMLGSLDWVDVARRFVAMDEKCYTWWSYRNRDWKKSNRGRRLDHVWVTPPLRESLEAHQVFSKARDWEKPSDHAPVIVDIEL encoded by the coding sequence ATGCGGCTGGTGACCTGGAATATAAACTCTGTACGCTTGCGCTTGCCGCTAGTGAAAAGACTTACTGAAGAAGCTGCGCCGGATATTTTATGCTTGCAAGAAACCAAATGCCCGGATGAGTATTTTCCGACTGGTGATTTGCGGGCGATGGGCTATGAGCATCAGCATTTTCACGGGATGAAGGGTTATAATGGCGTGGCGATATTGTCGCGTTTGCCGATGGATGCGCGCGATGTACACCACCGGGTTGGGCGCGAGGATTGTCGGCATATTGCGGCGAGTATCTCCACGCCTTCCGGGGGATTCGAGCTGCATAATCTGTATATTCCGGCGGGTGGGGATGAGCCGGACCCGAATGTGAATGATAAGTTTGCGCATAAGCTGGATTTTGTTGATGAAATGACCGACTGGTTTAAGGACCGCTATAGCGCGGATCAAAAGCTGGTGGCGGTCGGTGATTTTAACATTGCGCCTTATGAGCATGATGTATGGTCGCATAAGCAGCTTTTAAATGTTGTTTCACATACGCCTCCGGAAACAGACCGGCTGGCCGGTATGCTTGGTTCGCTAGATTGGGTGGATGTTGCGCGGCGCTTTGTGGCGATGGATGAGAAGTGTTATACGTGGTGGAGCTATCGTAACCGGGATTGGAAAAAATCTAATCGCGGGCGGCGGCTGGATCATGTCTGGGTAACGCCGCCGCTTCGTGAATCGCTGGAGGCGCATCAGGTGTTTTCGAAAGCACGGGATTGGGAAAAGCCTTCTGATCATGCACCTGTAATTGTTGATATAGAACTTTAA
- a CDS encoding chorismate mutase, translating into MNQDTPPELEVFRQQIDECDQELIDVLARRFNVVRQVGAFKVGAQMEAIQSAREQAVKDRAVRLGQELGLDSDFIRRLYEVMIDYAHDIEHEILAQDAQDKGE; encoded by the coding sequence ATGAATCAAGATACTCCACCAGAGCTTGAGGTTTTTCGTCAGCAAATTGATGAATGTGATCAGGAATTGATTGATGTTTTGGCGCGGCGTTTTAACGTGGTGCGTCAGGTTGGTGCGTTTAAGGTTGGTGCGCAGATGGAGGCGATTCAATCGGCGCGGGAGCAGGCTGTGAAGGATCGGGCGGTGAGGCTCGGTCAGGAGCTGGGTCTGGATTCCGATTTTATACGCAGGCTTTATGAGGTGATGATTGATTATGCACATGATATTGAACATGAGATTTTGGCGCAAGATGCGCAGGATAAGGGCGAGTGA
- a CDS encoding RsmB/NOP family class I SAM-dependent RNA methyltransferase, with protein sequence MAARYAGLMLLEDVLQRKQALDQALDQQQAFKALPMRDRAFTRMMVSTILRRLGQIDNIIERAIEREVPRNITVQNVLRIGVVQILFMDVADHAAVDTSVKLAEKLGMEKQKAFVNAVLRTVTREGVHWRELQDEVRLNTPEWLLKIWIEDYGLRMAAEIAKANLSEAALDISVRDRESRNFWASNFKATQMTTGTLRKNSGGAVHDLQGFDEGHWWVQDASAAIPAQLFGDVDGQHVYDLCAAPGGKALQLAAMGAQVTALDRSANRLKKLKQNLERMQLSDRVEVITADAGSWRPKGEAGYVLLDAPCSATGTIRRHPDALHLKVPQDIERLSHLQEALLENAFDMLMVGGVLVYCTCSLQKAEGERQIERFLVAHQDAQRLPITARELGGFDEALTEDGDLRILPFHQAALGGMDGFYIARLTKVAP encoded by the coding sequence ATGGCTGCGCGGTATGCGGGGCTGATGCTGTTGGAAGACGTATTGCAGCGCAAGCAGGCGTTGGATCAAGCGCTGGATCAGCAGCAGGCATTTAAGGCGTTGCCGATGCGTGACCGGGCTTTTACCCGTATGATGGTTTCGACGATTCTTCGGCGTTTGGGGCAAATTGATAACATTATTGAGCGCGCGATTGAGCGTGAAGTGCCGCGTAATATTACTGTGCAAAATGTTTTGCGCATTGGCGTGGTCCAGATTTTGTTTATGGATGTGGCGGATCATGCGGCGGTTGATACGTCTGTTAAGCTGGCGGAAAAGCTGGGTATGGAGAAGCAAAAAGCATTTGTGAACGCTGTGCTTCGTACGGTGACGCGTGAAGGTGTGCATTGGCGCGAACTTCAAGATGAAGTGCGGCTGAATACGCCGGAATGGCTTTTGAAAATCTGGATTGAGGATTATGGCTTGCGTATGGCGGCGGAGATTGCAAAGGCGAATTTGTCTGAAGCGGCGCTGGATATTTCCGTGCGGGACCGCGAGTCGCGCAACTTCTGGGCGAGTAATTTTAAGGCTACCCAAATGACGACGGGTACGCTGCGCAAGAATTCGGGCGGCGCTGTGCATGATTTACAGGGTTTTGATGAAGGACATTGGTGGGTGCAAGATGCAAGCGCAGCGATTCCGGCGCAGCTTTTTGGTGATGTCGACGGGCAGCATGTGTATGATTTGTGCGCGGCGCCGGGGGGCAAGGCTTTGCAGCTTGCGGCCATGGGAGCGCAGGTTACGGCACTGGATCGCAGTGCTAACAGGTTGAAGAAATTGAAGCAAAATCTGGAGCGGATGCAGCTTTCGGATCGGGTGGAGGTCATTACGGCCGATGCAGGGAGTTGGCGGCCGAAAGGCGAGGCCGGGTATGTTTTGCTGGATGCGCCGTGCAGTGCGACGGGGACGATCCGCCGTCATCCGGATGCTTTGCATTTGAAGGTGCCGCAGGATATTGAGCGGCTTTCACATTTACAAGAAGCGTTGTTGGAGAATGCCTTTGACATGCTGATGGTTGGCGGCGTACTTGTTTATTGTACGTGTTCTTTGCAAAAGGCGGAAGGTGAGCGTCAGATTGAAAGATTTTTGGTTGCACATCAAGATGCGCAGCGTTTGCCAATAACGGCGCGCGAGCTTGGCGGGTTTGATGAGGCTCTCACCGAGGACGGAGATTTGCGGATCTTGCCGTTCCATCAGGCTGCGCTTGGCGGGATGGATGGGTTTTACATTGCGCGGTTAACGAAGGTCGCTCCATAA
- a CDS encoding ankyrin repeat domain-containing protein translates to MAKKEKHKNRQTLEEILQSISGIMFPAEPEKHIDINCHGYCGDTPLHVMLWNNNNHGAELLIEAGANVNTKGEMDETPLHVALRQKNTKLIKLLLQKGAKDNIKSEFDETPREMARFMDKDIQKLFQFKNL, encoded by the coding sequence GTGGCAAAAAAAGAAAAACATAAAAACCGGCAAACACTTGAAGAAATTCTACAATCTATCTCCGGTATTATGTTTCCGGCAGAACCAGAAAAACATATCGACATAAATTGCCATGGTTATTGTGGAGACACGCCGCTACATGTAATGCTCTGGAATAACAATAACCACGGTGCGGAGTTACTGATCGAAGCTGGCGCAAACGTCAACACAAAAGGCGAAATGGACGAAACACCGCTACACGTTGCATTACGGCAGAAAAACACCAAACTCATTAAACTGCTTCTGCAAAAAGGGGCAAAAGACAATATAAAATCAGAATTTGACGAAACACCTCGTGAAATGGCAAGGTTTATGGACAAGGATATCCAGAAACTGTTTCAGTTCAAAAACCTCTAA